One window from the genome of Fulvivirga lutea encodes:
- a CDS encoding DUF3078 domain-containing protein produces the protein MNIIKSTIQLLTVFLFVGISANIYAQDQEPAPISRDSAWTTGGNAGFFFQQVGVDNWAGGGENAVAYGSEVNLFANKRRRSHTWFNSLQAGYGLVKIGDSGSRKNNDVLIVTSQYGRYLSKNWQLSGGIDFRTQFDDGFNYAGAADGTDTLISTFMAPGYLSPYIGASYKPNDAFSATISPLMNKITFVLDDDLADVGAYGVEPGDNIRSQAGWSVSSLFQKEIMKNVNLKSSLLLFAAYEEPEHIDVNFDLFLNFKVNEFITTNFALQAIYDHDVDIEDDDGNVGPRLQLRNVLNIGVTFNFGEKPKEE, from the coding sequence ATGAATATAATTAAAAGTACTATTCAATTACTTACTGTCTTTTTATTCGTAGGGATAAGTGCAAATATTTATGCACAAGATCAGGAACCAGCTCCTATTTCCAGAGACTCAGCCTGGACAACCGGAGGTAATGCAGGGTTTTTCTTTCAACAAGTAGGTGTAGACAACTGGGCTGGTGGAGGTGAAAATGCCGTAGCCTATGGCTCAGAAGTGAATTTGTTTGCCAACAAAAGAAGAAGAAGCCATACATGGTTTAATTCTCTTCAAGCAGGTTATGGCTTGGTAAAAATTGGCGATTCTGGATCAAGAAAAAACAACGATGTATTGATTGTAACAAGCCAGTATGGCCGCTATTTATCTAAAAATTGGCAATTATCCGGTGGTATAGATTTTAGAACTCAATTTGATGATGGTTTTAATTATGCTGGTGCGGCAGACGGAACAGATACATTAATATCCACATTTATGGCGCCTGGTTATCTCTCACCATACATAGGCGCTTCCTATAAGCCTAATGATGCTTTTTCCGCAACTATTTCTCCTTTAATGAATAAAATCACTTTTGTATTAGATGATGATTTAGCGGATGTTGGAGCGTATGGTGTTGAGCCGGGCGATAATATTAGATCACAGGCTGGGTGGAGTGTGAGTTCTCTTTTTCAAAAAGAGATAATGAAAAATGTAAATCTTAAATCCAGTTTATTACTATTTGCTGCCTATGAAGAGCCGGAACATATCGATGTAAATTTCGACCTGTTTCTAAACTTCAAAGTGAACGAGTTTATCACAACTAATTTTGCTTTGCAGGCTATTTACGATCATGATGTAGATATCGAAGATGACGATGGTAATGTTGGCCCCCGATTGCAGCTTCGAAATGTTTTGAATATTGGAGTTACATTTAATTTCGGAGAAAAACCGAAAGAAGAGTAG
- a CDS encoding response regulator, with the protein MLVDDNDTDNFISKRIIEITKFANRVEVKNSGKSALDYLRENQDKIEDLPNLIFLDINMPIVDGFVFLYEFEKFNDTIKDKCKVIILSSSDNKRDIDKIVNNNHVIKFITKPLTETALEEVKVNNL; encoded by the coding sequence ATGCTAGTTGATGATAATGACACAGACAATTTCATCAGTAAGAGGATCATTGAAATAACAAAGTTTGCAAATAGGGTAGAAGTTAAGAATTCAGGAAAAAGCGCCCTTGATTACCTTCGAGAAAATCAGGATAAAATTGAAGACCTTCCTAATCTGATTTTTTTGGACATTAATATGCCAATTGTAGATGGTTTTGTGTTCTTATACGAGTTTGAAAAGTTCAACGACACTATTAAAGATAAGTGCAAAGTTATTATCCTGTCCAGTTCTGATAATAAGCGTGATATTGATAAGATTGTCAATAACAATCATGTAATCAAATTTATCACTAAACCACTCACAGAAACAGCCTTAGAAGAAGTTAAGGTGAACAATTTATAG
- a CDS encoding LysM peptidoglycan-binding domain-containing protein, whose product MRILFLSCLLLAGYYSNAQQKRVPSRMEFAGIKLRIMDDAREEIQKDVDALTASPKYFEIKAERARTYFPIIERIFREEGLPDDFKYLCLQESALISDAVSSSNAVGYWQFKDFTAVEVGMRVDKYVDERKNIVASTRGAAKYMHNNNQFFDNWLHALQAYQMGAGGAMKVLKGQEGAKSMTIDKKTYWYVKKYLAHKIAFEGSTDQKGEIVISEYYDGAGKSLKEIANETGLDVEEVEKYNKWLSKGKIPDDKPYAVILPKAGLDTSAPVLAAEKPKKQVEQKQVEYTFDEPGEFPRIEDDIEARAGKIVEINGLPGIVAGMNDKIPELAKKADISLSKFLKYNDLGIDGKLIPGQVYYMKKKRGKAKAYYHVLQPDETLWSVSQKFGIKLKKLKVKNRIKDDTKITPGRVLWLRFIRPAKIPIEYREVEEPVKVELEQPIVIEKPKEKVVAKEIVADEVSIDSVKTSQTDTVQVELENIEVDSTAAEEETVVNLKDEEIDAKEEKSEQGFLKIHEVQLGQTYYAISKIYDVSVFEILDWNNLTISDKLSVGQKVIVYVRDEPVEKNESATPANESSDSTTKFIEHEVKEGDTLYKIARMYNVSVQDIMRWNSKEDFNIGYGEKLKIQVAETEN is encoded by the coding sequence ATGAGAATACTTTTTTTGAGCTGCCTTTTATTGGCTGGCTACTATTCTAATGCGCAACAGAAACGAGTTCCTTCCAGAATGGAATTCGCTGGCATCAAATTAAGGATTATGGATGATGCCAGAGAGGAAATTCAAAAAGATGTTGATGCACTAACTGCCAGCCCTAAATACTTTGAAATTAAAGCTGAAAGGGCAAGAACCTACTTTCCAATAATAGAGCGCATTTTTAGAGAAGAAGGCCTGCCTGATGATTTTAAATATTTATGTCTCCAGGAAAGCGCACTAATTTCAGATGCAGTTTCCAGCTCTAATGCCGTTGGCTATTGGCAATTCAAAGATTTTACTGCAGTTGAAGTAGGCATGCGTGTAGATAAGTATGTTGACGAAAGAAAAAACATTGTGGCCTCTACTCGCGGAGCAGCAAAATATATGCATAACAATAACCAGTTTTTTGATAACTGGCTTCACGCGTTACAGGCATATCAGATGGGTGCAGGCGGTGCTATGAAAGTACTTAAGGGTCAAGAAGGTGCTAAATCTATGACTATCGATAAAAAGACATACTGGTACGTAAAAAAATATTTGGCTCATAAAATAGCTTTTGAAGGCTCAACCGATCAGAAGGGCGAAATTGTAATAAGCGAGTATTATGACGGTGCCGGTAAATCCTTAAAGGAGATAGCCAATGAAACAGGATTGGATGTAGAGGAAGTAGAAAAATATAACAAATGGCTTTCTAAGGGCAAGATACCTGACGATAAGCCCTATGCTGTGATCCTTCCAAAAGCTGGATTGGATACATCTGCACCAGTGTTGGCTGCTGAAAAACCAAAAAAACAAGTGGAGCAAAAGCAGGTTGAATATACATTTGATGAGCCAGGCGAGTTTCCACGGATAGAAGATGATATTGAGGCTAGAGCGGGAAAAATTGTGGAAATCAATGGCCTTCCTGGAATCGTGGCTGGCATGAATGACAAGATTCCTGAATTAGCCAAGAAGGCTGATATTTCATTAAGTAAGTTTTTAAAGTACAACGATTTGGGAATTGATGGAAAGTTAATTCCGGGGCAAGTGTACTACATGAAGAAGAAGAGAGGTAAGGCAAAAGCGTACTATCATGTATTACAGCCTGATGAAACACTTTGGTCGGTGTCACAAAAATTCGGGATTAAATTAAAGAAGCTTAAAGTAAAAAATCGTATTAAAGATGATACGAAAATAACTCCAGGCAGAGTATTGTGGCTGCGTTTTATCAGGCCTGCTAAAATTCCTATTGAATATCGTGAAGTGGAAGAACCAGTGAAAGTAGAGTTGGAGCAGCCGATTGTCATAGAAAAACCAAAAGAAAAAGTAGTAGCTAAAGAAATTGTAGCTGATGAGGTTTCCATAGATTCTGTAAAAACTTCACAAACAGACACTGTTCAGGTAGAGTTGGAAAATATTGAAGTAGACTCAACTGCAGCGGAGGAAGAGACTGTGGTAAATTTAAAGGATGAAGAAATTGATGCAAAAGAGGAAAAATCGGAACAGGGTTTTTTAAAAATACATGAGGTGCAATTGGGACAAACCTATTACGCCATCTCAAAAATTTATGATGTTTCTGTATTTGAAATATTGGATTGGAATAACCTGACAATCTCAGATAAATTGAGTGTTGGCCAAAAGGTAATTGTCTATGTAAGAGACGAGCCCGTTGAAAAAAATGAGAGTGCAACTCCTGCAAATGAATCATCAGACTCAACAACCAAATTTATCGAGCATGAGGTGAAGGAGGGAGATACATTATATAAGATAGCCAGGATGTACAATGTTAGTGTTCAGGATATAATGAGGTGGAATAGCAAGGAAGACTTTAACATTGGGTACGGAGAAAAATTAAAAATTCAAGTAGCAGAAACTGAAAACTAG
- a CDS encoding O-methyltransferase, with product MDFIDSKIQKYSEDHTDKESDILKELNRETHLKILKPRMLSGHLQGRALSMFSKMIAPKYILEIGTYTGYSAICMAEGLQADGKLITIDINEELESIVSKYVKKAGYEDRIIQKFGNALDILPELDFAWDLVFIDADKDNYANYYDLVIDKVNVGGYIIADNVLWSGKVVEEVKSNDKDTQALIEFNKKVHTDNRVENILLPIRDGLMILRKK from the coding sequence ATGGATTTCATAGATAGTAAGATTCAAAAGTATTCTGAAGATCATACAGATAAAGAGTCAGATATTCTCAAAGAACTCAACCGAGAAACACACCTTAAAATCTTAAAACCAAGAATGCTTTCAGGGCATTTGCAAGGCCGTGCACTTAGCATGTTTTCTAAAATGATTGCTCCCAAATATATTCTGGAAATAGGCACTTATACAGGCTATTCAGCGATATGTATGGCGGAAGGGCTACAGGCGGACGGTAAGTTAATCACTATTGATATAAATGAAGAGTTGGAATCAATCGTCTCGAAATACGTTAAAAAAGCGGGATATGAAGATCGAATTATTCAAAAGTTTGGTAACGCACTAGACATACTACCCGAATTAGATTTTGCCTGGGACTTAGTATTTATTGACGCTGATAAGGATAATTATGCTAATTATTATGATCTTGTGATCGATAAGGTGAATGTAGGAGGTTATATCATTGCGGACAACGTATTGTGGAGTGGGAAAGTAGTAGAAGAGGTGAAGAGTAATGATAAAGACACACAGGCATTAATAGAATTTAATAAGAAGGTACATACAGATAATAGAGTAGAAAACATACTTTTACCTATTCGTGATGGCTTGATGATTTTAAGAAAAAAATGA
- a CDS encoding M16 family metallopeptidase, which produces MKEFEMHTMPNGIRLLHKQVTSTKIAHCGFMLDIGSRDENETNQGIAHFWEHMAFKGTTKRKAFHILNRIDSVGGELNAYTTKEKIAFYASTLDSYFDKAFELLTDITFDSIFPEKQIEKERNVILEEMAMYYDAPDDAIQDEFDKVIFADHPLGMNILGTQESVRSFSRNDFKQFIKEHINTEKLVFCSVGNMPFKKVIKQAEKYLSHIPTYNAKKERLPFYNYQPNLVKINRNITQSHCAIGRDAYPIGSENRLPFFMLTNILGGPGMNSRLNLALREKYGFVYSIDAVYQSYTDTGLFGIFFGTEPKQLNRSIDLVNKELKKLREKPLGTLQLHTAKEQLMGQLAMAEENNTSFMLMMGKSILDLNRIDSLDDIFKKIKSVSASDLQDMANEMFQQKDLSTLTFTPN; this is translated from the coding sequence ATGAAGGAATTCGAAATGCATACGATGCCAAACGGCATCCGGTTATTACACAAACAAGTTACATCTACAAAGATTGCCCATTGTGGCTTTATGCTCGATATTGGCAGCAGGGATGAAAATGAGACAAATCAGGGCATAGCTCACTTCTGGGAGCACATGGCCTTTAAAGGAACTACCAAAAGAAAGGCATTTCATATTCTCAATCGTATAGATTCTGTAGGTGGCGAACTCAACGCATATACGACAAAAGAGAAAATAGCCTTTTATGCATCTACGTTAGATAGTTATTTCGATAAGGCTTTTGAATTACTGACAGACATCACTTTTGATTCAATTTTCCCTGAAAAGCAGATAGAAAAAGAGCGAAATGTGATATTGGAAGAAATGGCCATGTATTACGATGCACCTGATGATGCTATTCAGGATGAATTTGATAAAGTGATTTTTGCAGACCATCCCCTAGGCATGAATATTCTAGGCACTCAGGAAAGTGTTCGATCTTTCAGCCGAAATGATTTTAAGCAGTTTATCAAAGAACATATTAATACTGAGAAGCTTGTCTTTTGCTCGGTAGGAAATATGCCTTTTAAAAAGGTTATTAAACAAGCAGAAAAGTATCTAAGCCATATACCTACATACAATGCTAAAAAGGAGCGGCTGCCATTTTATAATTATCAGCCTAATTTGGTAAAGATTAACCGGAATATAACGCAATCGCATTGTGCTATTGGGCGCGATGCTTATCCAATAGGGTCGGAGAATAGGTTGCCATTTTTTATGCTCACGAATATTCTTGGTGGTCCTGGCATGAATTCCAGACTTAATCTGGCACTTCGGGAAAAATATGGCTTCGTTTATTCCATTGATGCTGTGTATCAGTCATATACCGATACAGGTTTGTTCGGAATATTTTTTGGTACTGAGCCAAAGCAACTCAATAGAAGTATAGATCTGGTCAATAAAGAATTGAAAAAACTAAGGGAAAAGCCTTTAGGAACATTGCAACTTCATACAGCCAAAGAACAATTGATGGGCCAACTGGCCATGGCCGAAGAAAATAATACGAGCTTCATGCTCATGATGGGCAAGAGCATTCTTGACCTTAATAGAATCGATAGTTTGGATGATATTTTTAAAAAGATAAAAAGTGTTTCTGCGTCTGATCTTCAAGATATGGCGAATGAAATGTTCCAACAAAAAGACCTAAGTACACTCACTTTTACACCTAACTAA
- a CDS encoding nucleoside phosphorylase produces MGKIPESELILNKDGSVYHLNLKPSHISDTILTVGDPSRVYMISQYFDDVDFEMNRREFITHVGKYKGKKITVMSTGMGTDNVEIFMTELDALVNIDLKKREPKQRKKKLKIIRIGTSGAMQEDIPLGTHLVSDYAVGLDTLMCFYNLPQDKFEMEIASELKEQTKLPFTPYVVRGSETLREQIGENMVVGNTVTCPGFYAPQGRELRLPLKNKTLLETLNYYHKNGFWLTNFEMETAGYYALGRMLGHEVLSVNAIIANRIKNKFSKNPNKIIDSLIRKVLDRI; encoded by the coding sequence ATGGGTAAAATTCCAGAATCAGAACTGATTCTAAATAAAGATGGTAGTGTTTATCATTTAAACTTAAAACCATCTCATATTTCAGATACTATTCTCACCGTTGGTGACCCCAGTCGTGTGTACATGATCAGTCAATATTTTGATGATGTTGATTTTGAAATGAACAGGCGCGAATTCATTACGCACGTAGGTAAATACAAGGGCAAGAAGATTACCGTTATGAGTACCGGCATGGGCACCGATAATGTTGAGATATTTATGACAGAGCTTGATGCCTTGGTTAATATCGATCTGAAAAAACGTGAGCCCAAGCAACGAAAGAAAAAATTAAAAATCATACGAATCGGAACATCAGGAGCCATGCAGGAAGATATTCCTCTTGGCACCCATTTAGTGTCTGATTATGCAGTAGGCCTGGATACGCTCATGTGTTTTTATAATCTGCCTCAGGATAAATTTGAAATGGAGATTGCATCTGAACTAAAGGAACAGACAAAACTACCATTTACCCCCTATGTGGTGAGGGGGTCCGAAACATTGAGAGAGCAAATTGGTGAAAATATGGTGGTGGGAAATACGGTAACTTGCCCGGGGTTTTATGCTCCACAAGGCCGAGAACTGCGCTTGCCCCTAAAAAATAAAACACTTTTAGAAACACTCAACTACTACCATAAAAATGGTTTTTGGCTTACGAATTTTGAAATGGAGACGGCCGGTTATTATGCACTGGGAAGAATGTTAGGCCATGAAGTGTTAAGTGTGAATGCCATTATTGCTAATCGCATCAAAAATAAATTCTCCAAGAACCCCAATAAAATTATAGACTCGTTGATCAGAAAAGTGCTGGATAGAATTTAA
- a CDS encoding acetyltransferase, translating into MENPVIIFGANELGKAAMAVLESNGVVIYGFLDDDEKLHNQTINEVAILGATDDDGFLKFIGQKCEAFVAFDNNKVRKATVEMLNKRRKVMPMNAIHQKAYVEESVHIEHGNFINAGVIIAANAKVGSHCIIHSNATIDYSSELGDLVQVGAGSIINAEVKIEDEAFIGSGVTIVSGVKIGKGARVGAGSVVIADVPAGKTVFGNPAAEVKS; encoded by the coding sequence ATGGAAAATCCGGTAATCATATTTGGCGCAAATGAATTAGGAAAGGCAGCAATGGCTGTACTTGAAAGTAATGGAGTGGTTATTTATGGTTTCCTGGATGATGATGAAAAGCTACACAACCAAACTATAAATGAGGTGGCTATTCTTGGCGCAACTGATGATGACGGCTTTCTGAAATTTATAGGTCAGAAGTGTGAAGCATTTGTAGCATTCGATAATAATAAGGTGAGAAAGGCAACGGTGGAGATGTTGAATAAGCGCAGAAAAGTAATGCCCATGAATGCGATTCATCAAAAGGCATATGTAGAAGAATCTGTGCATATCGAGCATGGCAACTTCATTAATGCAGGTGTGATTATCGCGGCCAATGCCAAAGTGGGTAGTCATTGTATAATACATAGCAATGCTACTATAGATTATTCCTCAGAGCTGGGCGACTTAGTTCAGGTGGGTGCTGGAAGCATTATTAATGCAGAAGTAAAAATTGAAGATGAGGCTTTTATTGGTTCTGGTGTAACGATTGTTTCTGGGGTGAAGATTGGAAAAGGAGCTAGAGTAGGAGCAGGTTCAGTAGTTATAGCTGATGTTCCTGCAGGTAAAACAGTTTTTGGAAATCCTGCGGCAGAAGTAAAAAGTTAA
- a CDS encoding DUF2851 family protein codes for MQEAFLHYVWKHQYFDKSALATSDGQNLIIFTTGFHNSDAGPDFKEARIKIDDIEWSGSVELHVKSSNWYDHEHQNDVAYEDVILHVVWENDKEVQRKDGSVIPVVELKSKVDLNLVTRYKSLIQSNGIGIPCEDSFANVEEITKFSMLDKLLVERLKLKSSEILSILKSTNGDWEETAYRCLFQSFGLKVNKEPFGNLAKELPFRLIKKHNQSIEDIEALLFGTAGFLNEASDDLYFKELKTRFNFLSNKYQLDPSLNTAHWKFLRLRPANFPTIRLGQLAAILKDTQSIFQEFINTSDIEQLVKWLRTTPGVYWQSHYHFNKKSKTKNSGIGKSTFDLIVINTIAPLLVAYGQTVDDYHFTERAVTLLEELKPESNRLTKVYSDLGLKPKNAADSQGMIQLYNHYCTKRKCLSCSIGHSILAEA; via the coding sequence ATGCAAGAGGCTTTTTTGCACTACGTTTGGAAGCATCAATATTTTGATAAGTCGGCACTAGCAACAAGTGACGGACAAAACTTAATAATATTTACAACTGGCTTTCATAATTCAGATGCAGGACCCGATTTTAAAGAAGCCAGAATTAAGATAGACGATATTGAGTGGTCAGGTAGTGTAGAGCTACATGTAAAATCTTCGAATTGGTATGATCATGAACATCAAAATGATGTCGCTTATGAAGATGTAATTCTTCATGTAGTCTGGGAGAATGATAAAGAGGTTCAAAGAAAAGATGGTTCTGTTATTCCAGTTGTAGAGTTAAAATCAAAAGTAGATTTAAATCTTGTTACCAGGTACAAGTCGTTAATTCAAAGTAATGGAATAGGAATACCTTGTGAAGATTCTTTTGCGAATGTAGAAGAGATTACAAAATTCTCAATGCTCGATAAACTGCTTGTCGAACGATTGAAATTAAAATCGAGTGAAATACTTTCAATATTAAAATCAACGAATGGCGACTGGGAAGAGACGGCTTATCGCTGTTTATTTCAATCCTTTGGTTTAAAAGTTAATAAAGAACCTTTTGGCAATCTTGCTAAGGAATTACCTTTCCGATTGATCAAAAAACACAATCAATCCATTGAAGATATTGAGGCCCTACTTTTTGGTACGGCAGGTTTTTTAAATGAGGCCAGTGATGATTTATATTTCAAGGAGTTAAAAACACGATTCAACTTCCTTTCCAACAAATATCAATTAGATCCATCTTTAAATACTGCCCACTGGAAGTTTTTAAGATTGAGGCCTGCTAACTTTCCAACCATTAGACTTGGTCAATTGGCAGCCATATTGAAGGATACTCAATCTATATTTCAAGAATTTATTAATACTTCTGATATTGAACAATTGGTAAAGTGGCTGCGTACTACTCCAGGAGTATATTGGCAATCTCATTACCATTTCAACAAGAAATCAAAAACAAAGAATAGTGGTATTGGTAAGAGCACTTTTGACTTAATTGTAATTAATACCATAGCTCCATTACTAGTTGCTTATGGTCAAACAGTCGATGATTATCATTTCACCGAGAGAGCCGTTACTCTTTTAGAAGAGCTAAAGCCAGAAAGTAATAGGTTAACGAAAGTCTACAGTGATTTAGGATTGAAACCAAAAAACGCTGCCGATTCACAAGGTATGATTCAGTTGTATAATCACTACTGCACCAAAAGAAAATGTTTAAGTTGTAGTATTGGTCATTCAATATTAGCCGAAGCTTAA
- the pyrF gene encoding orotidine-5'-phosphate decarboxylase — protein MNKAELVAQIKKKESYLCVGLDTDINKIPAHLRDSDDPIFEFNKQIIDATHQYCVAYKPNIAFYEALGTKGWESLQRTLDYIPKDIFTIADAKRGDIGNTSKLYAKAFFETMNFDSITVAPYMGVDSVTPFLEFHDKWVILLAHTSNPGSHDFQLIENGEEKALYETVIEKSRQWATAEHLMFVVGATQAERIGHIRSLAPDNFFLVPGVGAQGGDLEAVSKEGMNNECGLLVNSSRGIIYAGSDEDFARAAGMAASNLQAEMKGYLEKYM, from the coding sequence ATGAATAAGGCTGAACTCGTTGCTCAAATAAAGAAGAAGGAGTCTTACCTCTGCGTAGGTCTGGATACCGATATCAATAAAATCCCTGCGCATTTAAGAGATTCAGACGATCCGATTTTCGAGTTCAACAAGCAAATTATTGATGCTACTCATCAATATTGTGTGGCCTATAAGCCTAACATTGCCTTTTATGAAGCATTAGGCACAAAAGGTTGGGAAAGCCTTCAGAGAACACTCGATTACATTCCCAAAGATATTTTCACCATAGCCGATGCTAAAAGAGGCGACATAGGGAATACCTCAAAGCTTTATGCTAAGGCATTTTTCGAAACCATGAATTTCGATTCTATTACCGTTGCGCCTTACATGGGTGTGGATTCAGTGACCCCTTTTCTCGAGTTTCATGATAAGTGGGTGATACTTTTGGCGCATACATCAAATCCTGGAAGTCATGATTTTCAGTTAATCGAGAATGGTGAAGAAAAGGCACTTTATGAAACTGTGATTGAAAAAAGCAGACAGTGGGCAACAGCAGAACATTTGATGTTTGTAGTAGGTGCCACACAAGCAGAAAGAATTGGCCATATTCGTTCATTGGCACCAGACAATTTCTTTCTAGTGCCCGGTGTTGGAGCACAGGGTGGCGATTTAGAAGCTGTGAGTAAAGAAGGAATGAATAACGAATGTGGATTACTTGTAAATAGTTCTCGAGGAATTATTTATGCAGGTTCTGATGAAGATTTTGCGCGGGCTGCAGGCATGGCAGCATCAAACCTTCAAGCGGAAATGAAAGGCTACCTTGAAAAATATATGTAA
- a CDS encoding LolA family protein, translating to MKKILLAVVFGVFATASMAQYDENALAVLDAMSAKYKKIPAYSANITSSLINETEGLNEKFSGKIAVKGEMYKLELEEQLVINNGTTVWTYLPDVNEVNIDNYNPEDDEMSPSKIYDAYKNGYKYVLLGEQNVNGVLCSEIDLIPNDRDAQFFKIKLFIAKSDNSLKSWTMFDKSGNKYKYSIKDFKQLNNAKDSDFTFNAADFPGVDIIDLR from the coding sequence ATGAAAAAGATATTATTAGCGGTAGTATTTGGAGTGTTTGCCACCGCAAGCATGGCTCAGTACGATGAAAATGCATTGGCAGTGTTGGATGCCATGAGTGCCAAATACAAAAAAATACCAGCTTACAGTGCCAATATTACTTCCAGTCTCATCAACGAAACTGAAGGGTTGAATGAAAAATTCAGCGGTAAAATAGCGGTGAAAGGCGAGATGTACAAGCTCGAATTAGAGGAGCAGTTAGTTATTAATAATGGAACTACAGTCTGGACCTACTTGCCGGATGTAAATGAAGTAAATATTGATAACTATAATCCAGAAGATGACGAGATGTCTCCATCGAAAATATATGATGCCTACAAGAATGGGTATAAGTATGTTTTATTAGGAGAGCAAAATGTAAATGGAGTACTATGCTCAGAAATTGATCTTATTCCTAACGATAGAGATGCTCAGTTTTTTAAGATTAAGTTATTTATCGCAAAGAGCGACAATAGCTTAAAAAGCTGGACAATGTTTGATAAGTCAGGGAATAAATACAAATACTCTATCAAAGACTTTAAGCAACTAAATAATGCCAAAGATTCAGATTTTACATTTAATGCAGCTGATTTTCCGGGCGTTGATATCATCGATTTGAGATAA